The Sporomusa termitida genome has a window encoding:
- a CDS encoding ABC transporter ATP-binding protein, whose amino-acid sequence MTIPMVEMINITKRFPGVIANDRVSLTVNKAEIHALLGENGAGKSTLMSILTGLYRPDEGEIYLRGQKAELRSPKDAVAHGIGMVHQHFKLINSFTVAENITLGLGNRGMLFNKAAAEAQVGEFCRQYGMLIDPAARIWQLTVGEQQRVEILKALFRGAEILILDEPTAVLTPQEARDLYATLRLMAKQGKSIIVISHKLSEVLAGTDSVTVLRGGQSVGQTRTERADEQLLTRMMVGKSMEFSCTKSAATPGAEVLALENISCLNNRGQLAIRSLTLAIQAGEILGIAGVAGNGQSELAEAVAGLRALESGKRLIQGTDLTTGTPKAFIKAGVSYVPEDRLGTGLVPGLDAVDNYLLKSYGQQGYFINWKTALKETLQAIERFGIKIASVANPVRMMSGGNLQKLLLAREITADPRLIVAVYPMRGLDVGAMETVRQLLLDQRAAGKAVLLIAEELEDLFALSDRLAVLHRGELMGIVDPCAASLEDVGLMMAGERRMNTHAV is encoded by the coding sequence GTGACAATTCCCATGGTGGAAATGATTAATATTACCAAACGCTTTCCCGGAGTTATTGCGAATGATCGTGTCAGTCTGACTGTTAATAAAGCCGAGATTCATGCCCTGCTTGGCGAAAATGGGGCCGGAAAAAGTACTTTGATGAGCATTCTTACCGGTCTGTACCGGCCGGATGAGGGCGAAATCTATCTGCGCGGCCAAAAAGCCGAGCTGCGGTCGCCTAAAGATGCTGTTGCCCATGGCATCGGCATGGTGCATCAGCATTTTAAGCTGATTAATTCCTTTACTGTAGCGGAAAATATTACGCTGGGGCTGGGCAATAGGGGGATGCTGTTCAACAAGGCTGCGGCAGAGGCCCAGGTCGGTGAGTTTTGCCGGCAATATGGCATGCTCATTGATCCCGCCGCCAGAATATGGCAGCTGACTGTCGGTGAGCAGCAGCGGGTAGAGATTCTCAAGGCCTTGTTCCGGGGGGCCGAGATCCTGATTCTGGATGAGCCGACAGCAGTATTGACGCCGCAGGAGGCGCGGGATTTGTATGCTACACTCCGGCTGATGGCCAAACAAGGCAAGTCGATTATTGTGATCTCCCATAAGCTCAGTGAGGTGCTGGCAGGAACCGATTCGGTCACTGTGCTGCGGGGGGGACAGTCGGTAGGGCAAACCAGGACGGAAAGAGCCGATGAACAATTGTTAACCCGGATGATGGTTGGTAAAAGCATGGAGTTTAGCTGTACAAAAAGCGCGGCAACGCCGGGAGCGGAGGTGTTGGCCCTTGAGAATATTTCCTGTTTGAATAATCGTGGTCAACTGGCTATCCGCAGCTTAACGCTTGCTATCCAGGCCGGTGAGATTCTGGGGATAGCCGGGGTGGCCGGCAATGGGCAGAGTGAACTGGCCGAGGCGGTGGCCGGGCTCCGGGCACTGGAGAGCGGCAAAAGGCTTATCCAGGGGACCGACCTTACCACCGGCACCCCCAAAGCCTTTATTAAAGCCGGTGTCAGTTATGTACCGGAAGACCGTCTGGGCACAGGCCTGGTTCCCGGTCTGGATGCTGTGGACAACTACCTGTTAAAAAGCTACGGCCAACAGGGGTATTTTATTAACTGGAAAACAGCCTTGAAAGAGACGCTGCAGGCGATTGAGCGTTTTGGCATCAAGATTGCCAGTGTAGCTAATCCGGTGCGGATGATGTCGGGCGGAAACCTGCAGAAGCTGCTCCTGGCCCGGGAAATTACGGCCGATCCCCGTCTGATTGTAGCTGTTTATCCCATGCGCGGCCTGGATGTGGGGGCGATGGAGACCGTGCGGCAATTGCTGCTGGACCAGCGGGCAGCCGGTAAAGCTGTTTTGCTTATTGCCGAGGAGCTTGAGGATTTATTTGCCTTGTCAGACCGGTTGGCCGTATTGCACCGGGGCGAATTAATGGGTATTGTCGATCCCTGTGCCGCTTCGCTGGAGGATGTGGGACTGATGATGGCCGGCGAGAGGAGAATGAATACGCATGCGGTTTGA
- a CDS encoding BMP family ABC transporter substrate-binding protein, which produces MVIRQDKRNKGLLVLVALLVMSILIAGCGGQKPAENQPAKADKVKVAFVYVGPVGDAGWSYAHDQGRKQLEQEMPNVETTYVESVPEGADAERVLTELAMKGNKIIFATSFGYMDYVQKVAQKFPDVTFLHCSGFKTADNVGTYFGRMYQARYLSGLAAGKHTQSNTIGYVAAFPIPEVVRGINAFTLGVQAANPEAKVRVVWTNTWYNPATEKDAAKSLLDAGADVIAMHQDTPAPMQAAEEKDKFAVSYNTDMRSFAPKAILTGPVWNWGPYYVKTVKAILDKSWKSEQYWGSMAENLVDLGPYGPMVAEDTKAVIAKKKEEIVKGQWDVFTGPLTDQQGNVKVPAGQKMTDKELLEFNWFVQGVDGTIAK; this is translated from the coding sequence ATGGTGATAAGGCAAGACAAACGGAATAAGGGTCTGCTGGTACTGGTTGCTTTACTGGTCATGTCTATTCTGATCGCAGGCTGTGGCGGACAAAAACCGGCGGAAAACCAGCCCGCGAAAGCAGACAAGGTGAAAGTGGCTTTCGTTTATGTGGGGCCGGTGGGGGATGCTGGCTGGTCTTACGCTCATGATCAGGGCCGTAAGCAATTGGAACAGGAAATGCCTAATGTGGAGACAACCTATGTTGAGTCCGTTCCGGAAGGGGCCGATGCCGAGCGGGTATTGACAGAACTGGCGATGAAAGGCAATAAAATTATTTTTGCCACCAGCTTCGGCTACATGGATTATGTCCAGAAGGTAGCGCAGAAGTTTCCTGATGTTACCTTCCTGCATTGTTCAGGCTTTAAAACCGCCGATAATGTGGGTACATATTTCGGCAGAATGTATCAGGCCCGATACTTATCGGGGCTGGCCGCCGGCAAGCACACGCAAAGCAACACTATCGGCTATGTGGCGGCATTCCCGATTCCGGAGGTTGTACGCGGTATTAATGCCTTCACCCTGGGGGTCCAGGCTGCAAATCCGGAGGCTAAGGTAAGAGTAGTATGGACTAATACCTGGTATAACCCCGCCACGGAAAAAGATGCGGCCAAAAGCCTGCTAGACGCCGGGGCCGATGTAATTGCCATGCATCAGGACACACCGGCCCCCATGCAGGCAGCGGAGGAGAAAGACAAATTTGCCGTGTCTTATAACACCGATATGCGCAGCTTTGCGCCTAAAGCCATACTTACCGGTCCGGTCTGGAACTGGGGACCATATTATGTGAAAACAGTTAAAGCTATTCTGGACAAGTCCTGGAAATCGGAGCAGTACTGGGGCTCGATGGCGGAAAACCTTGTTGATCTTGGCCCTTACGGACCGATGGTTGCTGAAGATACTAAAGCTGTGATCGCCAAGAAGAAGGAAGAAATCGTTAAAGGCCAGTGGGATGTCTTTACAGGCCCGCTTACAGACCAGCAGGGCAATGTAAAAGTTCCGGCCGGTCAGAAAATGACCGACAAGGAACTGCTGGAGTTTAACTGGTTTGTTCAGGGCGTTGACGGAACTATTGCCAAGTAA
- a CDS encoding DMT family transporter, producing the protein MTGLAIALVLAAAFGHAFWNYLSKKAGGGPAFIWLFASMSVALYLPLAIWILLIQKPVIGWPQLAFMLGSAALHSLYFILLDKGYSSGDLSLIYPLARGTGPLLSTIAAIVWLGERPSLTALAGAGLIGLGIVIMTGNPVKLKDPSARKPIIFAILCGTVIAGYTVADKLAVSSFLIPPLLLDWSANVGRVLLLTPYALKNWDKVRSQWTAHKFEALGVAILCPLAYVLVLTAMVFSPVSYIAPAREVSILIGTALGARLLSEGNIKVRLAGAGAMVIGLTALAVG; encoded by the coding sequence ATGACCGGTCTGGCTATCGCCCTGGTGCTGGCAGCAGCCTTTGGCCATGCTTTCTGGAATTATTTATCAAAAAAAGCCGGCGGCGGCCCAGCCTTTATCTGGCTGTTTGCCAGCATGTCAGTTGCCCTGTATCTGCCACTGGCGATTTGGATACTTTTAATCCAAAAACCCGTTATCGGCTGGCCGCAGCTGGCATTTATGCTTGGCAGTGCCGCCCTTCATTCCCTGTATTTTATCTTGCTGGATAAAGGGTACAGCAGTGGCGACCTTTCCCTCATCTACCCGTTAGCCCGCGGCACAGGCCCCCTGCTTTCAACCATTGCCGCCATTGTATGGCTGGGAGAACGGCCGTCGCTCACCGCCCTGGCCGGGGCTGGCCTGATTGGCTTGGGGATTGTGATCATGACAGGTAATCCGGTAAAATTAAAAGATCCTTCGGCTCGTAAACCAATCATCTTTGCCATTCTCTGCGGCACAGTCATCGCCGGTTACACCGTTGCCGACAAACTGGCCGTCAGCAGCTTCCTCATTCCGCCGTTACTGCTGGATTGGTCAGCGAATGTAGGCCGGGTATTGCTCTTAACCCCCTACGCCCTCAAAAACTGGGATAAAGTCCGGAGCCAGTGGACCGCTCATAAGTTCGAAGCGCTTGGTGTAGCCATATTATGCCCGTTGGCTTACGTATTAGTGTTAACTGCCATGGTCTTTAGCCCGGTAAGTTATATTGCACCGGCCAGAGAAGTCAGTATTCTGATCGGTACGGCGCTGGGAGCCAGGCTGCTCTCTGAAGGCAATATAAAAGTACGGCTGGCAGGCGCCGGCGCGATGGTCATCGGGTTAACAGCCCTGGCGGTTGGCTAG
- a CDS encoding aldo/keto reductase produces the protein MQYRTLGNTGLTVSEVGFGCIPIIRLETGQAVKTLRHAYEQGITFYDTANAYRDSEAKIGRAFAGLRDKIVIATKTGRRDGAGALEQLDNSLRMLQTNYIDLYQLHQLSREQDWEAATAAGGVLEVVKKAQQQGKIRHVGVTSHSLTMAVRLVKTGLFSTIQFPFNFIEDAARGELRALAQKVKAGFIVMKPFAGGMIDNAAIAFKFLRQFPEMLPIPGFDSPAAVDEILALYKEANAVTTADRELMAKYRVELGKQFCRRCEYCQPCPHGVMITPAMGYQVIARRMSPAVAVDFARPAMESVAKCVECGECVLRCPYDLPIPAMLKNHHTMFQEHQIREKIK, from the coding sequence ATGCAATATCGTACACTGGGGAATACGGGACTAACCGTATCTGAGGTTGGCTTTGGCTGTATCCCGATCATTCGTCTGGAAACCGGTCAGGCTGTTAAGACACTACGCCATGCTTATGAGCAGGGTATTACATTTTATGATACCGCCAATGCCTACCGCGACAGTGAGGCTAAGATCGGCCGTGCTTTTGCGGGGCTGCGGGACAAGATTGTTATTGCCACCAAGACGGGGCGGCGGGACGGGGCAGGGGCGCTGGAGCAGCTTGACAATAGTCTGCGAATGCTGCAGACCAACTATATTGATCTATACCAGCTGCACCAGCTTTCCCGTGAACAGGATTGGGAGGCTGCCACTGCGGCCGGCGGTGTCCTTGAGGTGGTAAAGAAGGCCCAGCAGCAGGGTAAGATAAGGCATGTTGGCGTTACCTCCCACAGCCTGACAATGGCTGTGCGCTTAGTGAAAACAGGCTTATTCAGCACAATCCAGTTTCCTTTTAATTTTATTGAAGATGCAGCCAGGGGGGAATTGCGTGCATTGGCGCAAAAAGTGAAAGCCGGGTTTATTGTGATGAAACCCTTTGCCGGCGGCATGATTGACAATGCGGCCATTGCTTTTAAGTTTTTGCGCCAGTTCCCGGAAATGCTGCCGATCCCCGGCTTTGATTCGCCGGCAGCGGTTGACGAAATTCTGGCCTTGTATAAAGAAGCGAATGCGGTGACAACGGCTGACCGGGAATTGATGGCTAAATACCGGGTGGAGCTGGGGAAACAATTCTGCCGGCGCTGTGAATACTGTCAGCCGTGCCCGCACGGGGTAATGATCACGCCGGCCATGGGGTATCAGGTAATTGCCCGGCGGATGTCGCCGGCCGTTGCGGTTGACTTTGCCCGCCCGGCGATGGAGTCGGTGGCCAAGTGTGTAGAGTGCGGGGAATGTGTCCTGCGCTGTCCTTATGATCTGCCAATCCCGGCCATGCTGAAAAACCATCATACAATGTTCCAAGAACACCAGATCAGAGAAAAAATAAAATAG
- a CDS encoding methyl-accepting chemotaxis protein, giving the protein MKVRTKLTLLFSFITTLTLLVLSISVYMFTQVQMVKGIQAEMLSSVQAHVNKLDGWLIGKAKMLEITAGTLQSAVGDGAITVSLLAGYKTVDKELSDMYFGAVDGKLVTGSGWIQPADYDPRVRTWYKSASEQGKLVFSDPYVDMSTKQMAVSVAMPLKNSQGQLRGVVSEDILLQTLVDNVKEINLHGEGYAFLLDAKGMLLAHPNPDFVSRNFAEIDQLQEVAPAITNIIGRDQGFSNYRFDGKDLFLAYQKIPATGWTLAISVPEAVIYKPLASLKWLSAVITLVSVCLVILLTFFMAKRLTKPLEALAAQAGLVANGDLTIQAPVKGRDEIAELAAGFNQMIHNLRGLIVQVSTSAEQIAASSQELTASSHESAQASNQVAESVATIANGTDRQRNAVEETAVVVDRISFNIEQAAGEANQTVLKSTQAADKAKESSVSINQAVRQMGLIEQTVNNSSQVVAGLGERSKEIGQIVDTIAGIAGQTNLLALNAAIEAARAGEQGRGFAVVAEEVRKLAEQSQAAAKQIAGLIGEIQKDTLKAVAAMDDGTREVSRGAEIVTAAGGSFQEIAELVTEVLTQVTQISVAMTEMDNGSQQIVASVRAIDGLSKAAAAAAGTAAVATEEQSASSGEIAAASQNLADMAQKLQETISRFRL; this is encoded by the coding sequence ATGAAGGTGAGAACTAAGTTAACGCTATTATTTTCATTTATAACTACTCTGACGCTACTGGTATTATCCATCTCTGTGTATATGTTTACCCAGGTCCAGATGGTTAAGGGCATTCAGGCCGAAATGCTGTCAAGTGTCCAGGCCCATGTGAATAAACTTGACGGCTGGCTGATTGGCAAGGCGAAGATGCTTGAGATTACAGCCGGCACCTTACAGAGTGCAGTTGGTGATGGTGCCATCACGGTTTCCCTGCTGGCCGGCTATAAAACGGTGGATAAAGAATTATCCGATATGTATTTTGGCGCGGTTGACGGAAAGTTGGTTACTGGCAGTGGCTGGATACAGCCTGCTGACTATGACCCGCGGGTCCGGACCTGGTATAAATCGGCCAGTGAGCAGGGGAAGCTGGTATTTTCCGATCCCTATGTAGATATGTCAACCAAGCAAATGGCCGTTTCGGTGGCGATGCCGTTAAAGAACTCTCAGGGTCAGCTGCGCGGGGTTGTAAGTGAGGATATCCTGCTGCAAACCCTTGTCGATAATGTAAAGGAGATCAATCTCCATGGGGAAGGCTATGCGTTTTTGCTTGATGCCAAGGGGATGCTGCTGGCTCATCCCAATCCTGATTTTGTTTCTAGAAATTTTGCTGAGATTGATCAATTGCAAGAGGTTGCCCCGGCAATCACGAATATCATCGGCAGAGACCAGGGTTTTTCCAATTACCGGTTTGACGGTAAAGACCTGTTTTTGGCCTATCAGAAAATCCCGGCCACAGGCTGGACGTTGGCGATCAGCGTACCGGAGGCCGTTATTTACAAGCCTCTGGCCAGTCTTAAATGGTTATCGGCGGTGATTACGCTGGTGTCTGTGTGTTTAGTTATATTGCTTACCTTCTTTATGGCCAAACGGCTTACCAAACCGCTGGAAGCGCTGGCCGCGCAGGCAGGCCTGGTTGCCAATGGCGATCTTACCATTCAGGCGCCGGTTAAGGGGCGGGATGAAATTGCGGAACTGGCGGCAGGCTTTAATCAGATGATCCACAATCTGCGGGGTTTGATTGTACAGGTGAGCACCAGTGCCGAGCAGATAGCTGCTTCGTCCCAGGAGCTGACAGCGAGCTCACACGAATCGGCCCAAGCCTCGAATCAGGTAGCCGAGTCGGTAGCGACCATTGCCAATGGTACGGACAGGCAGCGAAACGCCGTGGAAGAGACGGCGGTCGTGGTCGACAGGATATCGTTCAATATTGAGCAAGCGGCCGGCGAAGCTAACCAGACTGTGCTGAAATCCACGCAGGCGGCTGATAAAGCGAAAGAAAGCAGTGTTTCAATCAACCAGGCTGTCCGGCAAATGGGGCTTATTGAACAGACGGTTAACAATTCATCTCAGGTTGTGGCCGGACTGGGCGAGCGGTCCAAAGAAATCGGGCAAATTGTTGATACCATAGCCGGTATTGCCGGTCAGACCAATCTGCTGGCACTCAATGCTGCGATCGAAGCGGCCCGCGCCGGTGAACAGGGCCGCGGTTTTGCCGTAGTCGCTGAAGAAGTCCGCAAGCTGGCTGAACAATCCCAGGCAGCGGCTAAACAAATTGCCGGACTGATCGGAGAGATACAAAAAGATACACTTAAAGCGGTCGCGGCTATGGATGACGGTACGCGTGAGGTCAGCCGCGGGGCCGAAATTGTGACGGCAGCCGGCGGGTCTTTTCAGGAGATTGCGGAGTTGGTTACTGAGGTATTAACCCAGGTGACTCAAATATCGGTGGCGATGACCGAAATGGATAATGGCAGCCAGCAAATTGTAGCTTCTGTCAGGGCAATTGATGGTTTAAGCAAAGCCGCGGCGGCGGCGGCCGGAACGGCAGCGGTCGCAACCGAGGAGCAGTCAGCCTCCAGCGGGGAGATCGCGGCGGCCAGCCAGAATCTTGCCGATATGGCCCAAAAACTACAAGAAACAATTAGCCGGTTCCGGCTTTAA
- a CDS encoding type 1 glutamine amidotransferase domain-containing protein, which produces MIARQQVLIIVTSFGRIDERHVTGLWLEEFAIPYLALTAAGYGVTIGSPAGGRAPVDPQSVAGHIPPAWQAAAGALAATKKLDVLRVADYDAIIFPGGHGPMFDLATNRHLAGVLPQFAAAGKVIGAVCHGPAALVSAVMPDGKPLLAGKRVTAFTNEEETTTHLQAVVPFFLETRLKALGAEFSKSAPGVGQVVVDGNLVTGQNKQACDRFTQAVLTVLANRAKLRR; this is translated from the coding sequence TTGATTGCACGACAGCAGGTGTTAATTATTGTTACCAGCTTCGGCCGGATTGATGAGCGTCATGTGACCGGACTGTGGCTGGAAGAGTTTGCCATCCCCTATCTGGCCTTAACAGCCGCCGGCTACGGGGTGACGATCGGCAGCCCGGCGGGCGGCAGGGCCCCGGTCGATCCCCAGAGTGTAGCCGGCCATATTCCGCCTGCCTGGCAGGCCGCTGCCGGCGCCCTGGCGGCAACGAAGAAACTTGATGTACTTAGGGTTGCAGATTATGATGCGATTATATTTCCCGGCGGCCATGGGCCGATGTTCGATTTGGCCACAAACCGGCACCTGGCAGGGGTGCTGCCGCAGTTTGCCGCCGCCGGCAAGGTAATTGGCGCTGTCTGCCATGGGCCGGCGGCACTTGTGAGTGCCGTTATGCCTGACGGGAAACCGCTGCTGGCCGGCAAAAGGGTGACGGCCTTCACTAATGAGGAGGAAACAACGACACACTTGCAGGCCGTTGTCCCGTTTTTTCTGGAAACGAGGCTGAAAGCCCTGGGGGCTGAATTCAGCAAGAGTGCCCCCGGGGTCGGGCAGGTAGTGGTAGACGGCAATTTGGTTACCGGTCAGAACAAGCAGGCCTGCGACCGCTTTACGCAGGCAGTTTTAACGGTATTGGCCAACAGGGCTAAGTTACGCCGGTAA
- the ygiD gene encoding 4,5-DOPA dioxygenase extradiol, which yields MKMPVLFIGHGSPMNIIEDNSYTHSLNELGKILPRPKAIVVVSAHWQTRGTYITAAELPPTIYDFYGFPEELYAAAYSCPGSPATAALVQTITKETVKCDWNRGLDHAAWAVLKHMYPHADIPVLELSLDRGKSPQQHYELGNQLAPLRQEGILIIGSGNIVHNLSRIDFSQLYGTVYPWAAETDGQMAAALVKRDHAGLVNYETFPNARLAVPTNEHYLPMLYAIALQTETDRLEFTCTDIQNGSISMRSFMISEN from the coding sequence ATGAAAATGCCAGTTCTGTTTATCGGGCATGGATCGCCCATGAATATCATTGAGGACAATAGTTACACACACAGCCTCAATGAACTGGGAAAGATACTTCCCCGGCCAAAAGCAATTGTTGTGGTTTCGGCCCATTGGCAGACCCGGGGCACCTATATCACGGCCGCGGAGCTGCCGCCAACTATTTATGATTTCTACGGTTTCCCGGAGGAACTGTACGCGGCGGCTTATTCCTGCCCCGGCTCGCCGGCAACGGCGGCCTTAGTCCAGACGATTACGAAGGAGACGGTTAAGTGTGACTGGAACCGGGGCCTTGATCATGCAGCCTGGGCCGTACTGAAACATATGTATCCCCATGCCGACATTCCGGTGCTGGAACTAAGCCTTGACAGAGGAAAATCCCCGCAGCAGCATTATGAACTGGGCAACCAGCTTGCGCCTTTGCGGCAGGAGGGCATTTTGATCATCGGCAGCGGCAATATTGTTCATAATCTTTCCCGGATCGATTTCTCGCAATTGTACGGTACTGTCTATCCCTGGGCGGCAGAGACCGACGGTCAGATGGCTGCGGCGCTGGTAAAGCGTGACCATGCGGGCTTGGTTAATTATGAAACCTTCCCTAATGCCAGGCTTGCTGTTCCCACCAATGAGCATTATTTGCCGATGCTTTACGCAATCGCCTTGCAAACTGAAACCGACCGGCTGGAGTTTACCTGCACAGATATACAGAATGGATCGATATCCATGCGGAGCTTTATGATTAGCGAGAATTAA
- a CDS encoding MarR family winged helix-turn-helix transcriptional regulator: MTTPSIDIDKYNRCVEDIGLLLQRTVRICQLFEREQIKVHGFTSSQCYILLEILKNGPLTINEISTKMNLEISTITRIMDNLVRDQFLVRNRLLHDKRVVEAALTDKGLLAANKLRASISDYYKNVISHLPPGHVREVMSAVELLLTAVEQANRQGE, from the coding sequence ATGACAACTCCCTCCATTGACATCGATAAATACAATCGTTGTGTAGAAGATATCGGCCTATTGCTGCAGCGGACTGTACGCATCTGCCAGTTATTTGAACGTGAGCAAATCAAAGTTCACGGCTTTACCAGTTCCCAATGTTATATTCTCCTGGAAATTCTTAAAAACGGCCCGTTAACAATCAATGAAATCAGTACAAAAATGAATCTTGAAATAAGCACAATCACCAGAATTATGGATAATCTGGTACGGGATCAATTCCTGGTACGCAACCGTCTTCTCCATGACAAACGGGTCGTTGAAGCGGCGCTCACTGACAAGGGGCTGCTCGCAGCGAACAAGCTGCGGGCCAGCATCAGCGATTACTATAAAAATGTTATTTCCCACCTTCCTCCCGGCCATGTACGGGAAGTAATGAGCGCGGTGGAACTGCTGCTGACAGCAGTAGAACAAGCCAACAGGCAGGGTGAGTAA
- the lysA gene encoding diaminopimelate decarboxylase, which translates to MQWVQATVTKEAKFYGRHTPAGLISKYGSPLYVYNEQILRERCQDIKRLVKDPAFVVSYSAKANSNLSLLRIVKDEGCDVDAMSPGEIHVQLQAGFQPEQILYIGNNASAAEMSYVINQGIPVSVDSLSQLELYGKINPGSRVVVRFNTGVGAGHHQKVVTGGDKTKFGIETALLPAVKELLHTYHLRLSGINQHIGSLFMDGDTYISGVQALLDVALHFPELEFIDLGGGFGIPYHKYEHEPRLDLAALSEKISKVLTDWVSRQGKQVRFKVEPGRYLVAECGILLGTVHTIKTNYHTKYIGTDIGFNVLMRPVLYNAYHDVEIYRCSNALSRSQETVTITGNICESGDIIAADRTLPEIFEQDIIGVLDAGAYGYSMASNYNNRLRPAEVLLTNTGEDVLIRRRETVDDLIRHFAL; encoded by the coding sequence ATGCAGTGGGTGCAAGCGACTGTGACCAAGGAGGCAAAGTTTTATGGCCGGCACACCCCGGCCGGGCTGATCAGCAAATATGGCAGCCCGTTATACGTGTACAATGAACAAATCCTCCGGGAACGGTGCCAGGACATCAAGCGGCTGGTGAAGGACCCGGCCTTTGTTGTCAGCTATTCAGCCAAAGCCAATAGCAATCTGTCCCTGTTAAGGATCGTCAAAGACGAAGGTTGTGATGTGGATGCTATGTCACCGGGTGAAATCCACGTTCAATTGCAGGCAGGCTTTCAGCCTGAACAAATCCTTTATATTGGCAATAATGCCTCGGCTGCCGAAATGAGCTATGTCATCAATCAAGGCATTCCGGTAAGTGTTGATTCGCTGTCACAGTTAGAGCTTTATGGGAAGATCAATCCCGGCAGCAGGGTTGTTGTCCGGTTCAATACCGGCGTCGGTGCCGGGCATCACCAAAAAGTAGTTACTGGCGGCGATAAAACCAAATTTGGGATTGAAACGGCCTTGCTGCCGGCGGTAAAGGAACTGCTGCATACCTATCATTTGCGCCTCAGCGGTATTAATCAGCACATCGGCTCGCTCTTTATGGACGGTGATACCTATATCAGCGGGGTGCAGGCCCTCCTGGATGTAGCCCTGCACTTTCCCGAACTGGAATTTATCGACCTGGGCGGCGGTTTTGGGATACCCTATCACAAATATGAGCATGAGCCGCGCCTGGACTTGGCGGCTTTAAGTGAAAAAATCAGCAAAGTACTTACCGACTGGGTAAGCCGCCAGGGTAAACAGGTACGGTTTAAAGTCGAACCAGGCCGGTACCTGGTAGCTGAATGCGGGATTCTTCTGGGGACTGTCCATACTATAAAGACAAACTACCATACAAAATATATTGGCACCGATATCGGCTTTAACGTACTGATGCGGCCGGTTCTATACAACGCTTATCATGACGTGGAAATCTATCGCTGCAGTAATGCCCTGTCACGCAGTCAGGAAACAGTCACAATTACCGGCAACATCTGTGAAAGTGGCGATATCATCGCCGCCGACCGCACATTGCCGGAAATCTTTGAGCAGGACATTATCGGGGTACTGGACGCCGGCGCCTATGGCTATTCCATGGCTTCCAATTATAACAACCGGCTCCGTCCGGCTGAGGTTCTGCTTACAAACACCGGTGAGGATGTGCTCATTCGCCGCCGGGAGACAGTCGACGATTTAATAAGACACTTTGCGCTGTAA
- a CDS encoding aminotransferase class I/II-fold pyridoxal phosphate-dependent enzyme, giving the protein MHNASGETYSGKTQSSNSFLPDLASLTAAQRRKAKLLYLNYPNNPTGATATREFYEKAVRFAYDNEIIIVSDAAYAALTFDGETPLSFLSVAGAKDVGVEIHSLSKAYNMTGWRLAFICGNELVVKGFAAVKDNNDSGQFAPIQKAGVYCLQHPEISVKTSLKYSRRHDLLVEVLRSSGFPVTKPKASFYLYAAAPRRIKNGPVFHSAEDFSEYLITEKLISTVPWDDAGAYIRFSVTFPARDAAEERRLMAEIKHRLADVEFIF; this is encoded by the coding sequence TTGCACAACGCATCGGGGGAAACTTATTCGGGCAAGACACAGTCGAGCAACTCTTTTTTGCCGGACCTGGCTTCACTGACGGCGGCCCAACGCCGTAAAGCCAAACTGTTATACCTCAATTACCCCAATAACCCCACCGGAGCAACGGCAACCAGGGAATTTTACGAAAAAGCAGTCCGCTTTGCCTATGACAACGAGATTATCATTGTTTCTGATGCTGCCTATGCCGCCCTGACCTTTGACGGTGAAACACCGCTGAGTTTTTTGTCAGTCGCCGGTGCTAAAGACGTAGGGGTAGAGATCCACTCCCTGTCTAAAGCCTATAACATGACCGGCTGGCGGTTAGCCTTTATCTGTGGCAACGAACTGGTTGTCAAAGGCTTTGCCGCTGTCAAGGACAACAATGATTCCGGCCAGTTTGCGCCTATTCAGAAAGCAGGCGTTTACTGTCTGCAGCACCCGGAGATATCGGTAAAAACGTCCCTAAAGTACTCCCGCCGCCACGACCTGCTGGTAGAGGTGCTGCGCAGCTCTGGGTTCCCGGTAACAAAACCCAAGGCCTCATTTTATCTCTATGCTGCGGCTCCCCGCCGAATAAAGAATGGCCCGGTGTTTCATTCGGCCGAGGATTTCTCCGAATACCTGATTACAGAAAAACTGATTTCCACCGTTCCCTGGGATGATGCCGGTGCCTATATCCGCTTTTCAGTCACGTTCCCAGCCCGGGACGCGGCTGAAGAGCGCCGGCTTATGGCCGAAATCAAACACCGCCTGGCTGATGTTGAGTTTATCTTTTAG